The DNA region AATGGCATAGTTTCagaatatttagtttttataataatctttagatgtatataattcaaaatatataaatatttaagaaaacattGATTTGCATAAAACGTCAAATctaacaagtataatgaaaaaaagaaagtaCGAAACTACATCAGAAAATTTTCTAGGAAACAAATGTATAACTTATTTTCTTTGTATAGTGGAAAAATGATAAGTTAACTGAAAAATTGATACTTTATTGAGAATCAGATTTTGTCTTATTAGGAacattaattgttttttaaaaaggagtttgggtttaatttttgttttcccCTTTCTAACTTTTCCATCCCATCAGCCTACTCCATACCAAAATAAATCTATATTACTACTAATTAATTATTCCTTTGTTCGgatataacatatattattataattattatttcatcctaatattgaaaaaaatatatatatttgtttggtGAAATGTTTGAAGGATTTTGAGCTTATTATGACTTTGAAAAGAACATCAACATTATTCCTTCATGATTTATGGAAACCTGCGGCGAAATTAACCAAGGAGAGGTATGGATCAGTTCGGACTGTTTATGTGATTTGTGATCGAGATCAAGGAATTTTAGTTGATTTTCAGCGGTGGATGATTGAGAATCATGGGGTGAAGGAGGTGAAGGAACTTGAGGGATCAGATCATATGCCAATGTTCTGCATGCCAAAAAAGCTCTGTGATTGTTTTATGGACATCATTGCCGACAAGTAGTTTACTATTTCCAAGCATGATGGAGTAGTCATCAGTCAACTACCTCTTCCTTTACTCTCTCTCtttgaaatttaatatataattccCCTTCATTATACTCGCTACTAATAGGGACTTTTCTCCATTAAACATATCACTATCAGTTGCAAGTATTTCGAACGGAGGTAATAGAGtatttcattttgatatgtatGAGCTTgtcatataataaataaaatattatgatattcaAATATATAGAATAAATTGTGATTACAACGTTAAACTTAAGACCTTTTGCGAATTATAAACACAATATTTTTTGCGAGTTACCACTACTCAAGTACCTAAGTCAACATCATCGAGGCATGTCACTAGATTCCGGCTAATTAACCCCCAATACAAAGATCATTGACCATCTATTATTATAACTAGTGTATAAGTTCGTGTAATGCACGGTTTTTTAGCATCTATCTATATAAACATAtgatattaagaataacaaagtCTGAGATATTACGCAGTACAAATACTcaattttgataattatatgtataaattaattatgtaattttagaaattgtcaataatatataatgtagtgtattatattctctaatttactcaatttaactatagaTAAATACTGGTCAAAGATACTTTAATGATAGAGATATCggtcaaaataaaatatcatgtcattttttttttgccaataAATAAGTTCCATTTGGGAAAGTCTCTATATATAGTTGTGACAATTGGaatttttctaactttttagtataatttataatctctaatttactcaatttaacttataaataaatgttagtAAAAGATATTTTAATGAGAGAGATATTGGTTAAATATAAATGTCATTTCATTTATCTTTAACTAATAAATGATTTCCATTTGACATACTCTATATAGCTATGACAATTGGAATTTTCCAAACCTTTTAATATAATGCGTgattaactttttaatttttttgattttattataaaaaatacctCACACAAACCACCCCACCCTCCCAGCACCTTTTACACCATCTACCCCTCCCCATTCACAACCTCCCTTGAAACCCCCTATCTATAAGTCTTCCCTACAACTCAACCCCTCCCCTACAACCCCTTCCCTACAATCCTTCCTTGCAAACCACCCCCTTTCCCTGATTTCGAAAAGCTGAAAGTTATAGTTATTTGATTTCggaaaaattaaacaaatcaaaCTAAACTTTGAATTTTTAAGAACTCTCActaattggtttttatttttattttcaaaagctCTCAAGTCCCCTTCAATTCCTTCAAACCCATTCAAATTCCTTTATTTAGTTCAAGTCCATAGCTTTATTATTGTATTTCTAGTTcatataaaaagaaagagaCAAAAACTTATTTGATGTTTGAGTCCTCATCTGGTTACAGGTTATTTGATTTCAAATTGATCGATGAAATCGAGAAGAGCACTAAAGTTTCTCATTGGTTTTATATGTTTTACACTCGATTTACCTTGCTCTTGCCCCCGCAGTGTTTTAAGGTCATTTCAGGTACTTTCGGGGATTTCGAGGTGAAATGGATCGAGGTCGAGGCTTAGACATCATAATAGAAGAAAAGACACGAATATCAAGGCATTTTCAAGCACTCCAAGTAATCCCCGAGAGCCGTGCATAGTTCCAAGACCTTTCGACACTTCGAGGATATGCTTCGAAGAAGATTTAAACCCATTTGACCACCCATTCGGTCGAACAGGAGCTGGCTCAGGCGAATGGGCTGAAGACTTCAAAGGAAATAGCTCAAAACCTATTAGAAATGGTAAATGATGCTGGATTCGGTCGAATGCTGCTGGATTCGAGCGAATGGATTATAGCTTCGGGCGAATGGCTTCAAAAACTCTATCAAAATGTGCCTGGACTTGCTGGAAACCCCAAATGGAGCCCCATTCGGGCGAATGCACCTTCAATTTGGCCAAATTCAAGCCTCAGACTGCGCGACTTCTTTTCTTCGCAAACCAAACTCCCAAGGCTTTTAAGGCATTTTACTCCTTTTGtttcttagcttataaatactCCTCATCTCTGTAAAAGGGGGATGCCTAGTTTGAGTGCCTTAGTGCCTCATTTTAGAGCATCAAaccctttaatgctttctctagttttttctctaatatagatttgtagttcttcatttatgctttcatctactttcatgtcacttcatttatgtaagtttatttctttaatgctttgatgtctttattgctttcctctaTTGCTTATTTCTATTGCTTTTCTTTAgtgctttcatttaatgctttcttagtttagatttaatgctttcatgttcttcaattcctttaatgctttctttgttcattgcttttgtctctagtatgttagagtagtttccttaggggttttaggttagagaaaccctaggtttggtcttgtcttcaatgttttggattagggttgaggttggtgatggttgttgatagatatccgattcgaatcttgtcctcccactcctagagagacatagggcgattataggttgtTCGCGTGGCTTATAGGGTTACCAACTTCCTCTCAATAcctagagtgtcttgattgattatcgctccaactcccttgacctagcttatctttatttctaatagaccatcctagggtggacatagtctactccctgcttgtctttcattgttgagtttcgctttttattcttgttattagttaacTTTACCCACCAACCAACATTtcatataaccttcccacaccaagtctttattctagcatcccttgtccttgtggttcgacccccgacGTACCATTACACTTATTGTAGTAGTATccgggtgattataaatattttttgcatAGCCAATGCTTTTAGTATTGACGACGTGCTAGAAATCGGTTATCAATtacaattggtaagaacacttgcatcattacatggcaatcgtgagatttcatgcttcccaactttagctcaccatttagggtcacaaatctcttcatgttggataaGCACttagacggaaccttaatgccatacaaagactcacaaaatgtctgGTTCTCTGCTTTGGaaaatgtgtagcaagctggaggcaaataaactttgtcattactcatcttcttcttaccgccctttcccttgttactgccaccaacttcatcagctctatttcttttcttactcaccttaacatatgcccacaactccggacaaagacccttacattcaaaccaatctcgcacggtcctaacatcctttgtcttacctggaatgttcatgagagtcccgagtatgtatcgcatacatttttctctatatgcataacgtcaagacaatgcctaacctgtagatctctccaatatggaagcttccaaaagattgattcttttttccataatcggtcttgaCCCCCTttcacttgccctgttttaccaaatacagtctcaactcccttaaccgaTTCAtgaacctcataaccggtcaacggttgacgagctacacggtcctcagcctccccattgaacatcttcttcttcttacgatattggtgatctcgtgggaggaactttcgatggtgcatgaatacgtgtttgcacttaggaatccacatggattttatgtcatcgatacatatagGCATGCtttcattaacggtgcataaaagcattgcacgcaacgTGAattcctcattagcatatgcatcaaacacggaaatgcttcatcccacatctttctcaaatcctcaacgagaggtgcaagatatacatctatgtcattgccaggttgtttaggaccagagataagaagcgaaagcataatgtacttacgcttcatacacaaccaaggtggcaaattatagataaCTAATTGTACCGGCCAAGtattatgttgagaactaagattgccgaatgggtttattccatccgtacacaatccgagccttaaattacgaacctcatccccaaaagtcttatgcaacctatcaatactctttcactccggagaatcaaatggatgtgtgagcaagtgacctttcttcaccctatctgcatgccacctcaaatttaatgcatctttctttatagaaaacaagcgcttgaatctaggtattattgaaagataccacaataccttagccgggggccctttagcatcctgaGCCCCTTTATGCTTGTAGcgtgataacccacacctagg from Amaranthus tricolor cultivar Red isolate AtriRed21 chromosome 3, ASM2621246v1, whole genome shotgun sequence includes:
- the LOC130807803 gene encoding salicylic acid-binding protein 2-like, with the translated sequence MLFGPQYLAKRLYQFSPPEDFELIMTLKRTSTLFLHDLWKPAAKLTKERYGSVRTVYVICDRDQGILVDFQRWMIENHGVKEVKELEGSDHMPMFCMPKKLCDCFMDIIADK